A window of Nicotiana tabacum cultivar K326 chromosome 24, ASM71507v2, whole genome shotgun sequence contains these coding sequences:
- the LOC107762141 gene encoding aspartic proteinase 36, translating to MGRASFTAAFTIVSFVFILINNYDVVSCLGFSNSSHRTTMFLPLFPPKDTSYRSSPSRRLLQKSPPNARMALHDDLLLNGYYTTRLWIGTPSQRFALIVDTGSTVTYVPCITCKQCGKHQDPRFQPEMSSTYQPVKCNIDCTCDNEREQCIYERQYAEMSSSSGVLGEDIVSFGNQSELATQRAVFGCENRETGDLYSQHADGIMGLGRGDLSIVDQLVEKHVISDSFSLCYGGMDFGGGAMVLGGIKPPEDMVFTNSDPVRSPYYNIELKEIHVAGKALNLNPLVFDGNHGTVLDSGTTYAYLPEAAFAAFKNAVMKAVHSLKQIEGPDPNYKDICFSGAGSDISQLSKAFPPVDMVFTNGRKLSLSPENYLFRHSKVRGAYCLGIFQNGKDATTLLGGIIVRNTLVTYDREHETIGFWKTNCSELWGRLNSSPPPPALPSGLDNTNSTGSMASTLVPSGSPGYNAPGEIIVGFITFYMSLSMNYSDLKLRITELTHLIAQELGVNIAQVHLMNFSTKGNDSLVKWAIFPAGSANYMSNAAATEIIHRLAETRVRLPDTFGSYRIFEWGFERLPKRTGWQQSYLIVVIALSVVLILGLSAFLGLLIWRRGQESPLPYERVETVVREQELQPLT from the exons atggGACGGGCATCGTTCACCGCTGCTTTCACGATCGTCTCCTTTGTATTTATACTGATCAACAATTACGATGTCGTTTCGTGTTTGGGCTTTTCGAATAGCAGTCATCGGACTACCATGTTTCTCCCGCTCTTTCCTCCCAAAGACACTTCTTATCGTTCCTCGCCTTCCCGTCGACTCCTCCAGAAAAGCCCGCCGAATGCTCGAATGGCTCTCCACGACGATCTACTCCTCAACGG ATATTATACAACCCGTCTTTGGATTGGAACTCCTTCCCAGAGGTTTGCTCTTATAGTGGATACTGGGAGTACTGTTACATATGTGCCGTGCATAACGTGCAAACAATGCGGCAAGCATCAG GATCCTAGATTTCAGCCAGAAATGTCAAGCACATATCAACCTGTAAAATGTAATATTGACTGTACATGTGACAATGAGAGGGAGCAATGCATTTACGAAAGACAGTATGCTGAGATGAGTTCTAGTAGCGGGGTGCTTGGAGAGGACATTGTGTCCTTTGGAAACCAAAGTGAGCTTGCAACCCAGCGAGCTGTTTTTGGATGTGAAAATAGGGAAACTGGTGATCTTTACAGCCAACACGCTGATGGTATAATGGGCTTGGGTCGTGGGGATCTCAGTATAGTGGATCAGCTTGTTGAGAAACATGTAATTAGTGATTCCTTCTCTTTGTGTTATGGAGGGATGGACTTCGGTGGCGGTGCAATGGTTCTTGGTGGAATAAAACCCCCTGAAGACATGGTCTTTACCAATTCGGATCCTGTACGCAG TCCATATTACAATATTGAGCTGAAGGAGATACATGTTGCTGGGAAGGCACTGAATCTGAATCCACTGGTTTTTGATGGAAATCATGGGACTGTGCTTGATAGTGGTACCACATATGCTTACCTTCCAGAAGCAGCATTTGCAGCCTTCAAGAATGCA GTTATGAAAGCGGTTCATTCTCTAAAACAGATTGAAGGGCCTGATCCAAATTATAAAGATATATGCTTTTCTGGTGCAGGAAG TGACATTTCACAACTCTCGAAAGCCTTTCCGCCTGTCGACATGGTATTTACAAATGGAAGGAAACTCTCTCTGTCCCCTGAAAATTACTTGTTCCGG CATTCAAAGGTGCGTGGTGCTTATTGTCTGGGGATTTTTCAGAATGGGAAGGATGCAACAACTCTTCTTGGAg GGATTATTGTCCGCAACACACTAGTCACTTATGATCGTGAGCATGAAACGATCGGTTTCTGGAAAACCAACTGTTCCGAATTATGGGGCAGACTTAATTCATCTCCTCCACCTCCAGCATTGCCCTCTGGCTTGGATAACACAAACTCCACAGGAAGTATGGCCTCTACACTGGTTCCTAGTGGATCTCCTGGGTATAATGCACCTG GGGAAATTATTGTTGGATTCATTACATTTTATATGTCATTGAGTATGAATTACTCGGACTTGAAGCTTCGCATTACAGAGCTTACCCATCTCATTGCCCAAGAGTTGGGCGTTAACATCGCACAG GTTCACTTAATGAACTTCTCAACAAAAGGAAATGATTCCCTTGTTAAATGGGCTATCTTTCCAGCAGGATCTGCAAATTATATGTCAAATGCTGCTGCAACG GAAATAATACATCGGTTGGCTGAAACTCGAGTTCGTCTTCCTGATACATTTGGGAGTTACAGAATATTTGAATGGGGCTTTGAACGCCTGCCAAAAAG GACTGGATGGCAGCAAAGTTACTTGATCGTTGTTATAGCATTGTCAGTTGTGTTGATACTTGGATTATCAGCTTTCTTAGGATTGTTGATATGGAGACGGGGGCAAGAATCGCCTCTGCCATATGAACGTGTTGAGACCGTTGTGCGCGAACAAGAACTCCAACCACTAACGTGA